A single region of the Cereibacter sphaeroides 2.4.1 genome encodes:
- a CDS encoding GNAT family N-acetyltransferase, whose product MLALSRGRYLARPAAGLEDLRRAQELRWLAFHARRAGSGASGLDADRFDGACSHMLIEEAESGALVGCFRFLTFASGREIGRSYSAQFYELSALEGFAGPMVEMGRFCIHPDRRDPDILRVAWGALTQHVDRAGIEMLFGCSSFHGTEPEAYLDTFAMLKERHLAPPRWLPRVKAASVYRFAQRLARREPDARRAMLQMPPLLRTYLMMGGWVSDHAVVDREMDTLHVFTGLEIGAIPARRARALRAVAG is encoded by the coding sequence ATGCTCGCGCTCAGCAGGGGCCGCTATCTGGCGCGGCCGGCCGCGGGCCTAGAGGATCTGCGCCGGGCGCAGGAGCTTCGCTGGCTGGCCTTCCATGCGCGCCGCGCGGGAAGCGGGGCCTCCGGGCTGGACGCCGACCGGTTCGACGGGGCCTGCAGCCACATGCTGATCGAGGAGGCGGAGAGCGGGGCGCTGGTCGGCTGCTTCCGCTTCCTGACCTTCGCCAGCGGGCGCGAGATCGGCCGCAGCTATTCGGCGCAGTTCTACGAGCTGTCGGCGCTGGAGGGCTTCGCGGGGCCAATGGTCGAGATGGGGCGCTTCTGCATCCATCCCGATCGGCGCGATCCGGACATCCTGCGCGTGGCCTGGGGGGCGCTGACGCAGCATGTGGACCGGGCCGGGATCGAGATGCTCTTCGGCTGCTCCTCGTTCCATGGTACCGAGCCCGAGGCCTATCTCGACACGTTCGCCATGCTGAAGGAGCGCCATCTTGCGCCGCCGCGCTGGTTGCCGCGGGTGAAGGCCGCCTCGGTCTACCGCTTCGCCCAGCGCCTCGCACGGCGCGAGCCGGATGCGCGGCGCGCCATGCTGCAGATGCCGCCCCTCCTGCGGACCTATCTGATGATGGGAGGATGGGTGTCCGATCACGCGGTGGTGGACCGCGAAATGGACACGCTCCATGTCTTCACCGGGCTCGAGATCGGCGCCATTCCCGCGCGCCGCGCGCGCGCCCTGCGCGCCGTGGCGGGCTGA
- the mnmA gene encoding tRNA 2-thiouridine(34) synthase MnmA produces the protein MLDHPLNSLGFAKPPAVTRVVVAMSGGVDSSVVAAELAAEGYDVVGVTLQLYDHGAALAKKGACCAGRDIHDARRVAETMGFPHYVLDYENTFREAVIDEFADAYLAGATPVPCIRCNERVKFKDLLQTAKDLDADCMATGHYIQRKMGPAGPELHSAADPARDQSYFLFSTTPEQLAFLRFPLGHLASKAETRALAARHGLPVADKPDSQDICFVPNGNYAEVIQKLRPGAADPGEIVDLSGRVLGEHRGVIHYTIGQRRGLGIGGLGDPLYVVRLDPERRQVIVGPKEALSTRIVPVREINWLGDAPLTSRSEWQVMAKVRSTRAPREAVIRPLSDTEAEVELIAPEDGVSPGQACVFYAPGDSRILGGGWIWRGAR, from the coding sequence ATGCTCGACCATCCGCTCAATTCGCTGGGTTTCGCCAAGCCCCCCGCCGTCACCCGCGTGGTGGTGGCCATGTCGGGCGGCGTCGACAGTTCCGTGGTGGCGGCCGAGCTCGCCGCCGAGGGCTACGATGTGGTGGGCGTCACGCTCCAGCTCTACGACCATGGCGCGGCGCTGGCCAAGAAGGGCGCCTGCTGCGCCGGGCGCGACATCCATGACGCGCGGCGCGTGGCCGAGACGATGGGCTTTCCCCATTATGTGCTCGATTACGAGAACACCTTCCGCGAGGCGGTGATCGACGAATTCGCCGACGCCTATCTGGCCGGGGCCACGCCCGTGCCCTGCATCCGCTGCAACGAACGGGTGAAGTTCAAGGACCTGCTGCAGACGGCGAAGGATCTCGACGCCGACTGCATGGCGACGGGCCACTATATCCAGCGCAAGATGGGCCCGGCGGGGCCCGAGCTGCACAGCGCGGCCGACCCCGCGCGCGACCAGAGCTATTTCCTCTTCTCGACCACGCCCGAGCAGCTGGCCTTCCTGCGCTTCCCGCTCGGCCATCTCGCCTCGAAGGCCGAGACCCGCGCGCTGGCCGCGCGGCACGGATTGCCCGTGGCCGACAAGCCCGACAGCCAGGACATCTGCTTCGTGCCGAACGGCAACTATGCCGAGGTGATCCAGAAGCTGCGCCCCGGCGCGGCCGACCCGGGCGAGATCGTGGATCTCTCCGGCCGGGTGCTCGGCGAACATCGTGGCGTCATCCACTACACGATCGGCCAGAGACGCGGCCTCGGCATCGGCGGCCTCGGCGATCCGCTCTATGTGGTGCGGCTCGATCCCGAGCGGCGTCAGGTGATCGTGGGCCCGAAGGAGGCGCTCTCGACCCGGATCGTCCCGGTGCGCGAGATCAACTGGCTGGGCGATGCCCCGCTCACCTCCCGCTCCGAATGGCAGGTGATGGCCAAGGTGCGCTCCACCCGGGCCCCGCGCGAGGCGGTGATCCGCCCGCTGTCGGACACCGAGGCCGAGGTGGAACTGATCGCCCCCGAGGACGGCGTCTCGCCGGGTCAGGCCTGCGTCTTTTACGCGCCGGGCGACAGCCGCATTCTGGGCGGCGGCTGGATCTGGCGCGGCGCCCGCTGA
- the sciP gene encoding CtrA inhibitor SciP → MYLKRVDGPRQVTLPDGTVLSRADLPPLDTRRWVASRKAAVVKAVIHGLITEREALDRYSLSEEEFALWRSAVAAHGEKALKVTMIQKYRQL, encoded by the coding sequence ATGTATCTCAAGCGCGTTGATGGTCCGCGGCAGGTGACGCTGCCGGACGGGACCGTTCTGAGCCGGGCCGACCTGCCGCCGCTCGACACACGGCGCTGGGTTGCAAGCCGCAAGGCAGCCGTCGTGAAGGCGGTGATCCACGGGCTCATCACCGAGCGCGAGGCGCTGGACCGCTACAGCCTGTCCGAAGAGGAATTCGCCCTGTGGCGGTCGGCGGTGGCCGCGCACGGCGAGAAGGCGCTGAAGGTCACGATGATCCAGAAATATCGGCAACTTTAG
- the ctrA gene encoding response regulator transcription factor CtrA: MRILLVEDDPTTSRSIELMLTHANLNVYCTDLGEDGIDLAKLYDYDLILLDLNLPDMSGHEVLRQLRLARVDTPILILSGADDTENKIKGFGFGADDYMTKPFHREELVARIHAIIRRSKGHAQSVIRTGKILVNLDAKTVEVEGKPVHLTGKEYQMLELLSLRKGTTLTKEMFLNHLYGGMDEPELKIIDVFICKLRKKLAEATGGESYIETVWGRGYVLRDPVTTETDRRFAIGA, encoded by the coding sequence ATGAGAATACTGCTGGTGGAGGATGATCCGACCACGTCCCGCAGCATCGAATTGATGCTGACTCATGCGAACCTGAACGTCTATTGCACCGATCTCGGCGAGGACGGGATCGATCTGGCCAAGCTCTACGATTACGATCTCATCCTGCTGGATCTCAACCTGCCCGACATGAGCGGGCACGAGGTCCTGCGCCAGCTCCGCCTTGCGCGGGTGGACACGCCCATCCTGATCCTGTCCGGCGCCGACGATACCGAGAACAAGATCAAGGGCTTCGGCTTCGGCGCCGACGATTACATGACCAAGCCCTTCCACCGCGAGGAGCTGGTCGCCCGCATTCATGCCATCATCCGCCGCTCGAAGGGCCATGCCCAGTCCGTGATCCGGACGGGTAAGATCCTCGTTAATCTCGATGCGAAGACCGTCGAGGTCGAGGGTAAGCCCGTGCATCTGACGGGCAAGGAATATCAGATGCTGGAGCTGCTCTCGCTGCGCAAGGGCACGACGCTCACGAAGGAGATGTTTCTTAATCACCTTTACGGAGGCATGGACGAGCCCGAACTCAAGATCATCGATGTGTTCATCTGCAAGCTGCGCAAGAAGCTGGCCGAGGCCACGGGGGGCGAGAGCTACATCGAGACGGTCTGGGGCCGGGGCTATGTCCTGCGCGATCCGGTGACGACCGAGACCGACCGGCGGTTCGCCATCGGCGCCTGA
- the ligA gene encoding NAD-dependent DNA ligase LigA → MQDERPVDQLTEAEAAAELARLAEAIEAANTAYHTHDAPQISDADYDALKVRNRAIEEQFPELRRSDSPSDRVGGALAEGFAKVRHDVRMLSLENAFDLAEVEDWIERIRRYLGHVGDLLFTAEPKIDGLSLSLRYEKGRLVQAATRGDGETGENVTENARTIADLPTELDGAPDLLEVRGEVYMSHEDFAALNGRQEAAGQRLFANPRNAAAGSLRQLDPAVTASRPLRFFAYAWGAHSEPLAATQHEAIARLAALGFATNPLTRLCTGPEELLAQHAQIERQRAALGYDIDGVVYKVDDLALQRRLGFRASTPRWAIAHKFAAQLAWTQLEGIDIQVGRTGALSPVARLKPVTVGGVVVANATLHNEDYIAGRDSKGQEIRGGKDIRVGDWVQVYRAGDVIPKVADVDLDRRPEGAAPYRFPETCPECGSEAIREPGDSVRRCTGGLICPAQQVERLKHFVSRAAFDIEGLGAKQVEALWRDGWIRQPADIFELPNRYRDGMQRLENREGWGRKSAENLFAAIEARRRIALHRLIFALGIRHVGETTATLLATHYGSWAAFEAAMTRAEVGAGPEWQDLLSIDGVGAVLATSLVTAFHQEAERAAVDALAAHLTVEDAEVRAPVASPVAGKIVVFTGTLEKMSRAEAKARAEALGAKVSGSVSARTDLVVAGPGAGSKAKQAAALGIETIDEDGWLRLIGDA, encoded by the coding sequence ATGCAGGACGAGAGGCCGGTGGATCAACTGACCGAGGCGGAAGCCGCGGCCGAGCTTGCACGGCTGGCAGAGGCGATCGAGGCTGCGAATACCGCCTACCACACCCACGACGCGCCGCAGATCAGCGACGCGGACTATGACGCGCTCAAGGTGCGCAACCGGGCCATCGAGGAGCAGTTCCCGGAGCTCCGCCGGAGCGACAGCCCGAGCGACCGGGTGGGCGGGGCGCTGGCCGAAGGATTTGCGAAGGTTCGCCACGATGTGCGGATGCTCTCGCTCGAGAATGCGTTCGACCTTGCCGAGGTCGAGGACTGGATCGAGCGGATCCGGCGTTATCTCGGCCATGTGGGCGACCTTCTGTTCACGGCCGAACCGAAGATCGACGGGCTCTCGCTGTCTCTCCGCTACGAGAAGGGGCGTCTCGTGCAGGCGGCGACCCGCGGCGACGGCGAGACCGGCGAGAATGTGACCGAGAACGCCCGCACCATCGCGGACCTGCCCACCGAGCTCGACGGCGCGCCGGACCTGCTCGAGGTGCGCGGCGAGGTCTACATGAGCCACGAGGATTTCGCGGCGCTGAATGGCCGGCAGGAGGCCGCGGGCCAGCGCCTCTTCGCCAACCCGAGGAATGCGGCCGCGGGCTCGCTCCGCCAGCTCGATCCGGCTGTCACCGCCTCGCGCCCGCTGCGCTTCTTCGCCTATGCCTGGGGCGCCCATTCCGAGCCGCTGGCCGCCACGCAGCACGAGGCCATCGCCCGTCTGGCCGCTTTGGGCTTTGCCACGAACCCGCTCACCCGCCTTTGCACGGGGCCCGAGGAGCTTCTGGCGCAACATGCCCAGATCGAGCGGCAGCGTGCGGCGCTGGGCTATGACATCGACGGTGTGGTCTACAAGGTCGACGATCTGGCGCTGCAGCGGCGGCTGGGCTTTCGGGCCTCGACGCCGCGCTGGGCCATCGCGCACAAGTTCGCAGCCCAGCTCGCCTGGACCCAGCTCGAGGGGATCGACATTCAGGTCGGCCGCACCGGCGCCCTGTCGCCTGTGGCGCGCCTCAAGCCGGTGACGGTGGGCGGGGTCGTGGTGGCCAATGCCACGCTCCACAACGAGGATTACATCGCCGGCCGCGATTCGAAGGGGCAGGAGATCCGCGGCGGCAAGGACATCCGCGTGGGCGACTGGGTGCAGGTCTACCGTGCGGGCGACGTGATCCCCAAGGTGGCCGATGTCGATCTCGACCGCCGCCCCGAGGGGGCTGCGCCCTACCGCTTTCCCGAGACCTGCCCCGAGTGCGGCTCCGAAGCCATCCGCGAGCCGGGCGATTCGGTGCGCCGCTGCACCGGCGGCCTGATCTGCCCGGCCCAGCAGGTCGAGCGGCTGAAGCATTTCGTCTCGCGCGCGGCCTTCGATATCGAGGGGCTCGGCGCAAAGCAGGTCGAGGCGCTCTGGCGCGACGGCTGGATCCGCCAGCCCGCCGACATCTTCGAGCTGCCGAACCGCTACCGCGACGGGATGCAACGGCTCGAGAATCGGGAGGGCTGGGGGCGGAAATCGGCCGAGAATCTCTTCGCGGCCATCGAGGCGCGGCGGCGCATCGCGCTCCACCGGCTGATCTTCGCGCTGGGCATCCGCCATGTGGGCGAAACCACGGCCACGCTTCTGGCCACCCACTACGGCTCCTGGGCCGCTTTCGAGGCCGCGATGACCCGCGCCGAGGTGGGCGCGGGGCCCGAGTGGCAGGACCTTCTCTCCATCGACGGCGTGGGGGCGGTGCTTGCCACATCGCTCGTCACCGCCTTCCATCAGGAGGCCGAGCGGGCGGCGGTCGACGCGCTTGCGGCCCATCTGACCGTCGAGGATGCCGAGGTGCGCGCCCCGGTCGCGAGCCCCGTCGCGGGCAAGATCGTGGTCTTCACCGGCACGCTCGAGAAGATGTCGCGCGCCGAGGCCAAGGCGCGGGCCGAGGCGCTGGGGGCGAAAGTGTCCGGCTCGGTTTCGGCCAGGACCGATCTCGTGGTGGCGGGGCCGGGGGCGGGATCCAAGGCCAAGCAGGCCGCGGCGCTCGGCATCGAGACGATCGACGAGGACGGTTGGCTGCGCCTGATCGGGGACGCATGA
- the recG gene encoding ATP-dependent DNA helicase RecG, whose protein sequence is MSRPEILFPLFADLETLEGVGPKSAKAFAGLGVTRPKDLLFLLPHSAVDRSRRSSIRDVLPPVTATVEVTVGAHYPSRRKGGPYRIAVRDAEAEFTLVFFHARGDYLMKLLPPGEQRIVSGRIEVFDGMAQMVHPDHVLPPEEAAALPACEPVYPLTAGLTQKLVAKAASAALLRLPELAEWIDPGLKAREGWPDWAAAVRAAHAPEAPAEVTPTAAARRRLAYDELFAHQLTLTLARASRRRGRGVASVGTGALQRRVLESLPFAPTAAQTRAVAEIAADMAAPQRMNRLLQGDVGAGKTLVAFLALAIAVEAGGQGVMMAPTEILARQHLASLAPMAEAAGIRLALLTGRDKGAERAAKLAALAAGEIGVLVGTHAVFQKDVIFHDLRLAIVDEQHRFGVAQRMELGAKGAAADVLVMTATPIPRSLALASYGDMDVSVLDEKPPGRTPVKTALVSCERIDEVVASLAHAVAEGRQAYWVCPLVEDSEAVDYASAEARFQHLRAALGEGTVGLVHGQMPPAEKDAAMARFVAGETRVLVATTVIEVGVNVPNASIMVIERAEIFGLAQLHQLRGRVGRGAAQSTCLLLYQAPLAESGQRRLTILRETEDGFRIAEEDLAIRGAGDLIGTAQSGLPRFRIADLERQSALMEVAQSDARKLLHDDPTLASPRGEAARLLLWLLDQDRAIRLLSVG, encoded by the coding sequence ATGAGCCGGCCGGAGATCCTCTTTCCGCTCTTCGCCGATCTGGAGACGCTGGAGGGGGTAGGCCCCAAATCCGCCAAGGCCTTCGCGGGGCTGGGCGTGACCCGGCCGAAGGACCTTCTGTTCCTGCTGCCGCATTCCGCGGTGGATCGTAGCCGCCGGTCCTCGATCCGCGATGTCCTGCCGCCGGTGACGGCCACGGTCGAGGTGACGGTTGGCGCCCATTACCCGTCGCGGCGCAAGGGCGGTCCCTACCGCATCGCCGTACGGGATGCCGAGGCCGAGTTCACGCTCGTCTTCTTCCACGCCCGCGGCGACTATCTGATGAAGCTCCTGCCGCCGGGCGAGCAGCGGATCGTGTCGGGCCGGATCGAGGTCTTCGACGGCATGGCGCAGATGGTCCATCCCGATCATGTGCTGCCGCCCGAAGAGGCCGCGGCCTTGCCCGCCTGCGAGCCTGTCTATCCGTTGACGGCGGGGCTCACGCAGAAGCTGGTGGCGAAGGCGGCGTCGGCGGCGCTCCTGCGGCTGCCGGAGCTGGCCGAATGGATCGATCCGGGCCTCAAGGCGCGCGAGGGCTGGCCCGACTGGGCCGCGGCGGTGCGGGCGGCCCATGCGCCTGAGGCCCCCGCGGAGGTCACGCCCACCGCCGCCGCGCGGCGCCGCCTCGCCTATGACGAGCTCTTCGCCCATCAGCTGACCCTCACGCTCGCCCGGGCCTCGCGCCGCCGCGGCAGGGGCGTGGCCTCGGTCGGCACGGGCGCGCTGCAGCGGCGCGTGCTGGAGAGCCTGCCCTTCGCGCCCACCGCGGCCCAGACCCGGGCCGTGGCCGAAATCGCGGCCGACATGGCGGCGCCGCAGCGGATGAACCGGCTCCTGCAGGGCGACGTGGGGGCGGGCAAGACGCTGGTGGCCTTCCTCGCCCTCGCCATCGCCGTCGAGGCGGGCGGGCAGGGCGTGATGATGGCGCCGACCGAGATCCTCGCGCGGCAGCATCTGGCGAGTCTCGCGCCGATGGCCGAGGCGGCGGGCATCCGGCTCGCGCTCCTCACCGGTCGCGACAAGGGCGCCGAGCGGGCGGCCAAGCTCGCGGCGCTTGCCGCGGGCGAGATCGGCGTGCTGGTCGGCACCCATGCGGTCTTCCAGAAGGACGTGATCTTCCACGATCTGCGGCTCGCCATCGTCGACGAGCAGCACCGGTTCGGCGTGGCGCAACGGATGGAACTCGGCGCCAAGGGGGCCGCGGCCGACGTGCTGGTGATGACCGCGACGCCCATTCCCCGCAGCCTCGCGCTCGCCAGTTACGGAGACATGGATGTCTCGGTCCTGGACGAGAAGCCGCCCGGGCGGACGCCGGTCAAGACCGCGCTCGTCTCCTGCGAGCGCATCGACGAGGTGGTCGCGAGCCTCGCCCATGCGGTGGCGGAAGGGCGGCAGGCCTACTGGGTCTGCCCGCTCGTCGAGGACAGCGAGGCGGTGGACTATGCCTCGGCCGAGGCCCGCTTCCAGCATCTGCGCGCGGCTCTGGGCGAGGGCACCGTGGGGCTCGTCCATGGCCAGATGCCGCCGGCCGAGAAGGATGCGGCCATGGCGCGGTTCGTGGCGGGCGAGACGCGGGTGCTGGTCGCCACCACGGTGATCGAGGTGGGGGTGAACGTGCCCAATGCCTCGATCATGGTGATCGAGCGCGCCGAGATCTTCGGGCTGGCCCAGCTCCACCAGCTGCGCGGCCGGGTGGGGCGCGGGGCGGCGCAATCGACCTGCCTTCTCCTCTATCAGGCGCCTCTGGCCGAGAGCGGCCAGCGCCGCCTCACCATCCTGCGCGAGACCGAGGACGGCTTCCGCATCGCCGAGGAGGATCTGGCGATCCGCGGCGCGGGCGACCTGATCGGCACGGCTCAATCCGGCCTGCCGCGCTTCCGCATTGCCGATCTCGAGCGGCAGTCGGCGCTGATGGAGGTGGCGCAGTCGGATGCGCGGAAGCTCCTTCACGACGATCCGACGCTCGCCTCGCCCCGCGGAGAGGCGGCGCGGCTTCTGCTCTGGCTCCTCGATCAGGACCGCGCGATCCGTCTGCTGTCCGTCGGGTAA
- a CDS encoding iron-sulfur cluster assembly scaffold protein, translated as MSDSDLISLYSGRILELAADIPHTGRLADPQGSARKRSPVCGSTVTVDLNLRDGRVAEFAQDVKACALGQASASIMGGALLGRSRAEVEGARDALKAMLTEAGPVPAAPFEGYEVLLPARDYRNRHASILLALEAAAEAFALADKG; from the coding sequence ATGAGCGACAGCGACCTGATCAGCCTCTATTCGGGGCGCATCCTCGAACTGGCGGCGGACATCCCGCACACCGGGCGGCTTGCCGACCCACAGGGCAGCGCGCGGAAGCGCTCGCCGGTCTGCGGCTCGACCGTGACCGTGGATCTGAACCTGCGGGACGGGCGGGTGGCCGAATTCGCGCAGGATGTGAAGGCCTGCGCGCTGGGTCAGGCCTCGGCCTCGATCATGGGAGGTGCGCTGCTCGGCCGCTCGCGCGCCGAGGTCGAGGGCGCACGCGACGCATTGAAGGCCATGCTGACCGAAGCCGGGCCGGTGCCGGCCGCCCCCTTCGAGGGCTACGAGGTGCTCCTGCCCGCGCGCGACTACCGCAACCGGCACGCCTCCATCCTGCTCGCGCTGGAAGCGGCGGCCGAGGCCTTCGCCCTCGCCGATAAAGGCTGA
- the hisI gene encoding phosphoribosyl-AMP cyclohydrolase, producing the protein MAFDPASLTFDANGLIPAVAQDHATGEVLMMAWMNAEAVARTVETGCVTYWSRSRQAFWVKGETSGHVQRLIELRIDCDRDCLLLLIEQEGPACHTNRRSCFYTALREGEERIILDPMV; encoded by the coding sequence ATGGCCTTCGACCCCGCATCGCTCACCTTTGATGCCAATGGCCTCATCCCGGCCGTGGCACAGGACCATGCGACCGGCGAGGTGCTGATGATGGCCTGGATGAACGCCGAGGCCGTCGCCCGCACCGTCGAGACCGGGTGCGTCACCTACTGGTCGCGCTCGCGGCAGGCCTTCTGGGTGAAGGGCGAGACGTCGGGCCATGTCCAGCGCCTGATCGAGCTGCGGATCGACTGCGACCGCGACTGCCTGCTGCTGCTCATCGAGCAGGAGGGCCCGGCGTGCCATACCAACCGCCGCTCCTGCTTCTACACCGCGCTCCGCGAGGGCGAGGAGCGGATCATTCTCGACCCGATGGTCTGA
- the gluQRS gene encoding tRNA glutamyl-Q(34) synthetase GluQRS, protein MAGRVTRFAPSPTGPLHLGHAFSALTVWQRAAGGTALLRIEDIDRSRCRPEWEAQIFNDLHWLGLAWPEPVLRQSDRGGAYRAALDRLTAMELTYPCRCSRADIRAALAAPQEGVPVGPDGIVYPGTCRGRPMAEAGPDDAIRLDMARAEEHAGGLRFHETGPEAEGWHAPQNLARSVGDVMLARRGFGTSYHLAVVVDDAAQGVTEVVRGADLFEATAIHVLLQRLLGLPVPDFHHHRLIRDAAGKRLAKRDDSKALGKYRAEGLSPAEVRALVGF, encoded by the coding sequence ATGGCTGGGCGCGTAACCCGCTTCGCCCCCTCGCCGACGGGGCCGCTGCATCTGGGACACGCCTTCTCGGCGCTGACCGTCTGGCAGCGCGCCGCGGGCGGCACGGCCCTCCTCCGGATCGAGGATATCGACCGCAGCCGATGCCGCCCGGAATGGGAGGCGCAGATCTTCAACGACCTGCACTGGCTGGGCCTCGCGTGGCCCGAGCCGGTCCTGCGGCAGTCCGACCGCGGCGGGGCCTATCGCGCGGCGCTCGACCGCCTGACCGCCATGGAGCTCACCTATCCCTGCCGCTGCAGCCGCGCCGACATCCGAGCGGCCCTCGCCGCCCCGCAGGAGGGGGTGCCGGTCGGACCCGACGGGATCGTCTATCCCGGCACCTGCCGCGGCCGCCCCATGGCCGAGGCCGGTCCCGACGATGCAATCCGGCTCGACATGGCGCGGGCGGAGGAGCACGCGGGCGGGCTCCGCTTCCACGAGACCGGCCCGGAGGCCGAGGGCTGGCACGCACCGCAGAACCTCGCCCGCAGCGTGGGCGACGTGATGCTGGCCCGGCGCGGCTTCGGCACCTCCTACCATCTCGCCGTCGTGGTGGACGATGCCGCGCAGGGCGTCACCGAAGTGGTCCGCGGAGCCGATCTGTTCGAGGCGACCGCGATCCATGTCCTCCTGCAGCGCCTGCTGGGCCTGCCCGTCCCGGACTTCCACCATCACCGGCTGATCCGGGATGCAGCCGGAAAGCGGCTCGCCAAGCGCGACGATTCGAAGGCGCTGGGGAAATACCGTGCCGAGGGCCTGAGCCCGGCCGAGGTCCGCGCGCTGGTGGGGTTCTGA
- the trmFO gene encoding methylenetetrahydrofolate--tRNA-(uracil(54)-C(5))-methyltransferase (FADH(2)-oxidizing) TrmFO → MAESLHIVGAGMAGSEAAWQAAEMGVPVVLHEMRPKVGTFAHRTGQFAEMVCSNSFRSDDDERNAVGLLHWEMRAARGLIMEMAAAHRLPAGGALAVDRDPFAESVTGRLRAHPLISVVEEEVADLPSSGNWIVATGPLTSSALAESLRALTGAEALAFFDAIAPIVYAETIDMEVAWRQSRYDKGETEDERTAYINCPMNREQYEAFIDALLAAEKTEFHEGETAGYFDGCLPIEVMAERGRETLRHGPMKPVGLTNSHRPEEKAHAVVQLRRDNKLGTLYNIVGFQTKMKYGAQTAVFKMIPGLENASFARLGGIHRNTFLNSPTLLDDRMRLKLRPNIRFAGQVTGVEGYVESAAMGLLAGRMAAAEILGRDLPPPPPETAMGALVTHITGGAEAKSFQPMNVNFGLFPPIDARGGRRGRKDRYKAYTDRAKAAFTEWLGA, encoded by the coding sequence ATGGCAGAGAGCCTGCATATCGTGGGAGCCGGCATGGCCGGCTCCGAGGCCGCATGGCAGGCCGCCGAAATGGGCGTGCCCGTCGTGCTGCACGAGATGCGGCCGAAGGTGGGCACCTTCGCCCACCGCACCGGCCAGTTCGCCGAGATGGTCTGCTCGAACTCGTTCCGCTCGGACGATGACGAGCGCAATGCCGTGGGCCTGCTCCACTGGGAGATGCGCGCCGCGCGCGGGCTCATCATGGAGATGGCGGCCGCCCACCGGCTGCCGGCGGGCGGCGCGCTCGCCGTGGACCGCGATCCCTTTGCGGAGAGCGTGACGGGGCGGCTGCGGGCCCATCCGCTGATTTCCGTTGTGGAAGAAGAGGTTGCCGATCTTCCTTCGAGCGGCAACTGGATCGTGGCCACGGGGCCGCTCACCTCGTCCGCGCTGGCCGAAAGCCTGCGGGCGCTCACCGGCGCCGAGGCGCTGGCCTTCTTCGATGCCATCGCCCCCATCGTCTATGCCGAGACCATCGACATGGAAGTGGCCTGGCGGCAGTCGCGCTACGACAAGGGCGAAACCGAGGACGAGCGCACCGCCTACATCAACTGTCCGATGAACCGGGAGCAATACGAGGCCTTCATCGACGCGCTGCTCGCGGCAGAAAAGACCGAGTTCCACGAGGGTGAAACGGCAGGCTATTTCGACGGTTGCCTGCCCATCGAGGTGATGGCCGAGCGCGGGCGCGAGACCCTGCGCCACGGGCCGATGAAGCCTGTGGGCCTGACAAACAGCCACCGGCCCGAGGAGAAGGCCCATGCCGTGGTCCAGCTGCGGCGGGACAACAAGCTGGGCACGCTCTACAATATCGTGGGCTTCCAGACGAAGATGAAATACGGTGCGCAAACCGCTGTTTTCAAGATGATTCCGGGGCTCGAGAATGCGAGCTTCGCCCGGCTGGGCGGCATCCACCGCAACACCTTCCTGAACTCTCCCACCCTGCTCGACGACCGGATGCGGCTGAAGCTCAGACCGAACATCCGCTTCGCCGGGCAAGTCACGGGCGTGGAAGGATATGTCGAAAGCGCGGCCATGGGGCTTCTGGCCGGGCGGATGGCTGCGGCCGAGATCCTCGGGCGCGACCTGCCGCCGCCGCCGCCCGAGACGGCGATGGGCGCGCTGGTCACGCACATCACCGGCGGCGCCGAGGCGAAGAGCTTCCAGCCGATGAACGTGAACTTCGGCCTCTTCCCGCCCATCGACGCCAGGGGCGGCCGGCGCGGGCGCAAGGACCGCTACAAGGCCTATACCGACCGGGCGAAGGCAGCCTTCACGGAATGGCTGGGCGCGTAA